A stretch of the Alosa alosa isolate M-15738 ecotype Scorff River chromosome 16, AALO_Geno_1.1, whole genome shotgun sequence genome encodes the following:
- the foxh1 gene encoding forkhead box protein H1 has translation MTKHWGGQGLLAPLAIPYLPSSGLAAHRGHPLDFTFVERSGHNNATQSHPQSNVARSSSFQDWRRNPNFSPVLKRGTLAEKPTPAPLTRAAVPMDTDILNDPASGYYAEATQAKMEPPAKQQHQTGLGNSWEHDGNSNGGKKKNYQRYPKPPYSYLAMIAMVIQNSPEKRLTLSEILKEISTLFPFFKGNYKGWRDSVRHNLSSYDCFVKVLKDPGKPQGKGNFWTVEVSRVPLELLKRQNTAVSRQDETIFAQDLAPYILHGHPHTQKLDAEQPTPPLPPVPSGHSSPPTEDLYRPKLDSSFAIDSLLHSFRPPSLTGVEGLRSREGWGLEPPNPPVHHHPVSPPGLRYSSSTRSASASSASPASSSSDDDWRGAPRRRKRANESEAGSDGCDDSCPPNKSLRRGSAAPWELPTSYAKYTPPNAVAPPSMRFNGGPFVPLGGLPFYGYGGPPVPSGHFVSHSYWPILPSGHVSLQGPPLLMDLDSMLQSVPPNKSVFDVLGPANQTQHPPPNQYALQNGPPLTRYHQY, from the exons ATGACAAAGCACTGGGGGGGTCAGGGCTTGCTGGCACCACTCGCTATTCCCTACCTGCCATCATCAGGATTGGCAGCCCATCGCGGCCATCCACTTGACTTCACCTTTGTTGAAAGGAGTGGTCACAACAATGCCACTCAGAGTCATCCACAGAGCAACGTAGCGCGGAGCTCGTCATTCCAAGACTGGCGAAGAAACCCAAACTTTTCGCCGGTGCTGAAGCGAGGAACTCTTGCAGAAAAGCCTACCCCAGCACCATTGACCAGGGCCGCTGTGCCCATGGATACGGATATATTAAATGACCCTGCATCTGGATACTACGCAGAGGCCACGCAGGCCAAAATGGAACCACCGGCCAAGCAGCAACACCAGACTGGTCTGGGCAATTCATGGGAACATGATGGGAATTCCAATGGAGGCAAAAAGAAGAATTATCAACGTTACCCAAAGCCACCATATTCGTATCTCGCCATGATTGCAATGGTTATTCAGAATTCTCCAGAGAAAAGGCTGACTCTGTCAGAG ATCCTGAAGGAGATCAGCACACTATTTCCATTCTTCAAAGGAAATTACAAAGGCTGGAGGGACTCTGTCCGACATAACCTCTCTTCATATGACTGCTTTGTTAAG GTGCTCAAGGACCCTGGAAAGCCTCAAGGGAAGGGAAATTTCTGGACTGTGGAGGTGAGCCGAGTTCCTCTCGAACTCCTGAAGCGCCAAAATACCGCTGTATCACGCCAGGATGAGACCATCTTTGCCCAGGACCTCGCCCCTTACATACTTCATGGGCACCCTCACACCCAAAAGCTTGATGCTGAGCAGCCCACCCCTCCCCTGCCCCCTGTTCCCAGCGGGCATAGCTCCCCTCCCACCGAGGACCTGTACCGCCCCAAACTGGACTCATCCTTCGCCATCGACTCCCTCCTGCACAGCTTTCGGCCCCCCAGCCTCACGGGAGTGGAGGGGCTCCGGAGCCGAGAGGGCTGGGGGTTGGAGCCGCCAAACCCGCCCGTGCACCACCACCCAGTCTCCCCACCCGGTCTGCGTTACTCCTCCTCCACCCGCAGCGCCTCGGCCAGCTCGGCCAGCCCCGCGTCTTCCTCTTCCGACGACGACTGGAGGGGCGCCCCCCGCCGCAGGAAGAGGGCCAATGAGAGCGAAGCGGGCTCCGACGGGTGCGACGACTCCTGCCCGCCCAACAAGTCGCTGCGGCGAGGCAGCGCAGCTCCCTGGGAGCTTCCCACCTCCTATGCTAAGTACACACCTCCTAATGCCGTGGCCCCGCCGAGCATGCGCTTCAACGGCGGGCCCTTTGTGCCTTTGGGTGGACTGCCTTTCTATGGGTACGGGGGCCCCCCGGTTCCGTCGGGTCACTTTGTCAGCCACAGCTACTGGCCCATCCTTCCCAGTGGGCACGTTTCGCTCCAAGGTCCACCTCTGCTCATGGACTTGGATAGCATGCTGCAATCAGTACCACCCAATAAAAGCGTGTTTGATGTTCTCGGCCCAGCCAATCAGACGCAACACCCCCCACCAAACCAGTACGCCCTCCAGAATGGCCCCCCGCTTACACGATATCATCAGTATTAA